The Sphingosinithalassobacter sp. CS137 genome includes a region encoding these proteins:
- the glpX gene encoding class II fructose-bisphosphatase — translation MPTASKVLDRVLVLEMVRVTEAAAIAASTLVGRGDEKAADQAAVEAMRDALNQLDFDGTVVIGEGERDEAPMLYIGEKVGAAQGTGPKIDIALDPLEGTTITAKAGPNALAVLAIAEEGCLLNAPDVYMDKLAVGPGYPEGVIDLAKSPTENIQAIAKAKGCAPNEIIACVLDRPRHEKLIAELRSCGCGIMLIPDGDVAGVIATTDPETTVDVYMGQGGAPEGVLAAAALRCVGGQFQGRLVFRNDDERSRAAKWGIEDLDRIYTLTDLAKGDCIFAATGVTDGSLLDGVKRYGRKMHTESVVMRASSGTVRWVKGEHRL, via the coding sequence ATGCCGACTGCAAGCAAAGTTCTCGACCGCGTCCTGGTACTCGAAATGGTGCGAGTCACCGAAGCCGCGGCGATCGCCGCTTCGACTTTGGTCGGCCGCGGCGACGAAAAGGCCGCGGACCAGGCAGCCGTGGAGGCGATGCGCGACGCGCTGAACCAGCTCGATTTCGACGGCACCGTGGTGATCGGCGAAGGCGAGCGCGACGAGGCACCGATGCTCTATATCGGCGAGAAGGTCGGCGCGGCGCAGGGCACCGGCCCGAAGATCGATATCGCGCTCGATCCGCTGGAAGGCACGACGATTACGGCCAAGGCCGGTCCCAACGCGCTGGCGGTGCTGGCGATCGCCGAGGAGGGCTGCCTGCTCAATGCGCCTGACGTCTATATGGACAAGCTGGCGGTCGGCCCCGGCTATCCCGAAGGCGTGATCGACCTCGCCAAGAGCCCGACCGAGAATATCCAGGCGATCGCCAAGGCGAAGGGCTGTGCCCCCAACGAGATCATCGCCTGCGTGCTCGACCGGCCGCGCCACGAGAAGCTGATCGCCGAGCTGCGTAGCTGCGGCTGCGGCATCATGCTGATCCCCGACGGCGATGTCGCAGGCGTGATCGCGACGACCGACCCCGAGACGACGGTCGACGTCTATATGGGCCAGGGCGGCGCGCCGGAGGGCGTGCTGGCGGCGGCGGCGCTGCGCTGCGTCGGCGGCCAGTTCCAGGGGCGCCTCGTCTTCCGCAACGATGACGAGCGCAGCCGCGCCGCCAAATGGGGGATCGAGGATCTCGATCGCATCTATACGCTCACCGATCTCGCGAAGGGCGACTGCATCTTCGCCGCGACCGGCGTGACCGACGGTTCGCTGCTCGACGGAGTGAAGCGCTACGGCCGCAAGATGCACACCGAAAGCGTGGTGATGCGCGCAAGCTCGGGCACGGTCCGCTGGGTGAAGGGCGAACACCGGCTGTGA
- a CDS encoding helix-turn-helix domain-containing protein, producing the protein MTRPSARLLRVDAHDDGVNAWSMAHFAPGQRLAGWIGGYCDYEERTGGFTVRRELPNTRAVLLVNLGEPIALVGGDGGTLRLGAGEAFVAGTHLRPALSQSTGAQRGVHVFLSPVALRRLTGVPMHELRDRAVPLEALFGVAAATLGAALGEAADRAERVRLIEAALEARLARTADLRAVDLYALRQTETLAGVELAEIARDIGWSRKHLASRITDLVGVGPRSWRRLRRFERAVGLAESGDRDWAGIAAECGYCDQSHLIREFQEFAGLTPRAFAARLVPGGGGLIER; encoded by the coding sequence GTGACCCGGCCGTCGGCGCGCCTGCTGCGCGTCGATGCGCACGACGACGGCGTCAATGCCTGGAGCATGGCGCATTTCGCGCCGGGGCAGCGGCTCGCCGGCTGGATCGGCGGCTATTGCGACTATGAAGAGCGCACCGGCGGCTTCACCGTCCGGCGCGAGCTGCCGAACACCCGGGCGGTGCTGCTCGTCAATCTCGGCGAGCCGATCGCGCTGGTGGGCGGCGATGGGGGCACGTTGCGGCTCGGCGCCGGCGAGGCATTCGTCGCGGGAACCCATCTGCGACCGGCACTATCGCAATCGACCGGCGCGCAACGCGGCGTGCATGTTTTCCTGTCGCCCGTGGCGCTGCGGCGGCTGACCGGCGTGCCGATGCACGAACTGCGCGACCGCGCGGTGCCGCTGGAGGCGCTGTTCGGTGTTGCCGCTGCCACGCTGGGCGCGGCGCTGGGCGAGGCGGCGGATCGCGCGGAGCGCGTCAGGCTGATCGAAGCCGCGCTTGAGGCACGACTGGCGCGCACCGCCGATCTGCGCGCAGTCGACCTCTATGCCCTGCGCCAGACCGAAACGCTCGCCGGCGTCGAGCTTGCCGAGATCGCCCGCGACATCGGCTGGAGCCGCAAGCATCTTGCAAGCCGGATCACCGATCTGGTGGGGGTAGGCCCGCGCAGCTGGCGACGGCTGCGCCGGTTCGAACGCGCGGTGGGGCTTGCGGAAAGCGGTGATCGCGACTGGGCGGGCATCGCTGCCGAATGCGGATATTGCGACCAGTCGCACCTCATTCGCGAGTTCCAAGAATTCGCTGGTCTCACGCCGCGCGCGTTCGCGGCGCGGCTGGTGCCCGGTGGCGGAGGGCTGATCGAGCGCTGA
- a CDS encoding CPBP family intramembrane glutamic endopeptidase yields MRVLGDIGALLPRNRAELPYGALLSVNAGITEELFFRLYLPLLIVLAGGGAVLAFVAAALVFGLMHLYQGAAGVIGTSVMGLVFVLIYLVTGSLLLPILLHVLIDLNGLVLQPALLMRRRRLSSSAASPS; encoded by the coding sequence ATGCGCGTCCTGGGCGACATCGGCGCGCTGCTGCCGCGCAACCGCGCCGAGCTGCCCTATGGCGCGCTGCTCTCGGTCAACGCGGGGATCACCGAGGAGCTGTTCTTCCGCCTCTATCTGCCGCTGCTCATCGTGCTCGCGGGTGGCGGCGCGGTGCTCGCGTTCGTCGCCGCCGCGCTCGTGTTCGGGCTGATGCATCTCTATCAGGGCGCCGCCGGCGTGATCGGCACCAGCGTGATGGGGCTGGTCTTCGTGCTGATCTACCTCGTCACCGGCAGCCTGTTGCTGCCGATCCTGCTCCATGTGCTGATCGATCTGAACGGACTGGTGCTCCAGCCCGCGCTGCTGATGCGTCGTCGGCGGCTCAGCTCTTCAGCCGCCAGCCCGTCCTGA
- a CDS encoding class I SAM-dependent methyltransferase yields the protein MAPGVFIEPDPELAELADPNSKLGIEIFSGHRAWLKSDLVAGRNRFFDSIAERLHATKLTYEDQCTALYYFDLVRTLRDLAGEFDRVVEVGVYMGGASAVFGGCIERFDFDLDLVDINARFLLFSYERIRRAFPESAHRVRLFHGDVPSYVKNVLTVENPGKCIVHHDGAHDFNQVVKDLSALSFVREKLHAIIAQDTHLRGTIKHMNFVDMALYAVFGTELAYAPIGTSYEAGDGRTQPNEYQGNYFLPGVPEGIVLPIAANAFRYPHPSMTLDAFL from the coding sequence ATGGCGCCGGGAGTTTTCATCGAACCGGATCCCGAGCTGGCGGAGCTTGCGGATCCCAACAGCAAGCTGGGAATCGAGATCTTCAGCGGCCATCGTGCCTGGCTGAAGAGTGATCTTGTCGCCGGTCGCAATCGCTTCTTCGATTCCATCGCAGAGCGTCTGCACGCGACCAAGCTGACCTATGAGGATCAGTGCACCGCGCTTTATTATTTCGACCTCGTCCGAACGCTGCGCGACCTGGCTGGCGAATTCGACCGCGTTGTCGAGGTCGGCGTCTATATGGGTGGCGCTTCCGCCGTTTTCGGCGGCTGCATCGAGCGGTTCGATTTCGATCTCGACCTCGTCGATATCAATGCGCGTTTCCTGCTCTTCTCCTACGAGCGTATCCGCCGCGCATTCCCGGAATCGGCGCATCGCGTTCGCCTCTTCCACGGCGACGTTCCTTCCTATGTGAAAAATGTTCTGACGGTGGAGAATCCCGGCAAGTGCATCGTCCATCACGATGGCGCGCATGATTTCAACCAGGTGGTGAAGGACCTTTCGGCGCTTTCCTTCGTCCGCGAAAAGCTTCACGCGATCATTGCCCAGGACACCCACCTGCGCGGCACGATCAAGCACATGAACTTCGTAGACATGGCGCTCTATGCCGTCTTCGGCACCGAACTCGCCTATGCGCCGATCGGCACCAGCTACGAGGCGGGGGACGGCCGCACGCAGCCAAATGAGTATCAGGGCAATTACTTCCTCCCCGGCGTGCCGGAGGGAATCGTTCTGCCGATCGCCGCCAATGCGTTTCGCTATCCCCATCCGTCGATGACGCTCGACGCCTTTCTCTGA
- a CDS encoding isopenicillin N synthase family dioxygenase, producing MTDTLLDQVPLVSLARADREPEAFAAELGQSFERFGFAMVCDHGIDPQLVDRAWATTRAFFELPEDEKRRYHVTGGGGQRGYTPFGIEIAKDASENDLKEFYHIGRDLPAGHRYADAMPDNIWPDRPEGFRETFGALFAAFDTAGLRLLSAIARHLGLAPDWFEKPVADGNSVLRLLHYPPVSPDAPGVRAGAHEDINLITLLLGAEEAGLELLDRDGRWLPVKPPEGAMVVNVGDMLQRLTNHVLPSTSHRVVNPPPERRGNARYSMPFFLHLAPDFTIETLESCISEDNPNRYPQPITANDYLRERLIEIGLIKP from the coding sequence GTGACCGACACCCTTCTCGACCAGGTTCCGCTCGTCAGCCTAGCGCGCGCGGATCGCGAGCCCGAGGCATTCGCCGCCGAGTTGGGGCAGTCGTTCGAGCGGTTCGGCTTCGCGATGGTCTGCGATCACGGGATTGATCCGCAGCTGGTCGATCGCGCCTGGGCCACCACCCGCGCATTCTTCGAGCTGCCGGAGGACGAGAAACGCCGCTATCATGTTACCGGCGGCGGCGGCCAGCGCGGCTACACGCCCTTCGGCATCGAGATCGCCAAGGACGCGAGCGAGAACGACCTCAAGGAATTCTACCATATCGGCCGCGATCTCCCTGCGGGTCATCGCTATGCCGACGCCATGCCCGACAATATCTGGCCTGATCGGCCGGAGGGGTTCCGCGAAACCTTCGGCGCGCTCTTCGCGGCATTCGACACCGCCGGGCTGCGGCTGCTGTCGGCGATCGCCCGGCATCTGGGGCTAGCCCCCGACTGGTTCGAAAAACCGGTGGCTGACGGCAATTCGGTGCTCCGCCTGCTCCATTATCCGCCGGTGTCGCCCGATGCGCCCGGCGTGCGCGCAGGCGCACACGAGGACATCAACCTCATCACGCTGCTGCTCGGAGCGGAGGAAGCGGGGCTGGAGCTGCTCGACCGCGACGGTCGCTGGCTCCCGGTGAAGCCGCCCGAAGGAGCGATGGTGGTCAATGTCGGCGACATGCTCCAGCGGCTGACCAACCATGTGCTGCCTTCGACCAGCCACCGCGTCGTCAATCCGCCGCCCGAGCGCCGAGGCAATGCGCGCTACTCGATGCCTTTCTTCCTGCACCTCGCGCCCGATTTCACGATCGAGACGCTCGAGAGCTGCATCTCGGAGGACAATCCGAACCGCTATCCGCAGCCGATCACGGCGAACGACTATCTGCGCGAACGGCTGATCGAGATCGGCCTCATCAAGCCGTGA
- a CDS encoding VOC family protein, with translation MRHEIIPNLRYADAPAAIAFLCDAFGFERHAVYSNAQDPQIIDHAQLLWHDRMIMISSAKPTDYAAAAGMKTAAEAGAATATLYLVVADVDAHAERARHAGAEIFMEPADQSYGGRGYGARDPEGNVWSFGSYDPFADQ, from the coding sequence ATGCGACACGAGATCATTCCCAATCTGCGCTATGCGGATGCGCCTGCGGCGATCGCGTTCCTCTGCGATGCGTTCGGATTCGAACGGCACGCAGTCTATTCAAACGCACAGGATCCGCAGATCATCGATCATGCCCAGCTGCTCTGGCACGACCGCATGATCATGATTTCCTCGGCGAAACCAACCGACTATGCCGCCGCGGCAGGAATGAAGACGGCGGCCGAGGCAGGCGCCGCGACCGCGACCTTGTACCTCGTCGTAGCCGACGTCGATGCGCACGCCGAGCGCGCGCGGCACGCCGGTGCCGAAATCTTCATGGAGCCGGCCGACCAGTCCTATGGCGGGCGCGGCTATGGCGCACGCGATCCCGAAGGCAATGTCTGGAGCTTCGGCAGTTACGATCCCTTTGCCGATCAGTAG
- a CDS encoding ABC transporter ATP-binding protein, which translates to MQILSVSGVSKTYGSGHKALDSVDLEIRRGEIFALLGPNGAGKTTLINIVCGIVVPSSGTILVDGHDALREPREARSRIGLVPQELSVDMFETVMATVRFSRGLFGKAPDKAYCERVLKDLSLWDKRNEKIKDLSGGMKRRVLIAKALAHEPELLFLDEPTAGVDVSLRRDMWKLVLGLRERGTTIILTTHYIEEAEEMADRVGVIDKGRLLLVEEKTALMKKLGKREMTLVLMEPMHAIPPELAEWELTLADEGHALRYVFDAQAERTGIPSLLRRLGDLGIGFKDLDTSKSSLEDIFVDLVEQR; encoded by the coding sequence ATGCAGATTCTATCCGTTTCCGGCGTCAGCAAGACCTATGGCTCCGGGCACAAGGCGCTCGACTCGGTCGACCTCGAAATCCGGCGCGGCGAAATTTTCGCGCTGCTGGGGCCGAACGGCGCGGGCAAGACAACGCTCATCAACATCGTCTGCGGCATCGTCGTGCCGAGCTCCGGGACCATCTTGGTCGATGGACATGACGCGCTGCGTGAGCCGCGCGAGGCGCGATCGCGCATCGGTCTCGTCCCGCAGGAGCTGTCGGTCGACATGTTCGAGACGGTGATGGCCACGGTGCGGTTCAGCCGAGGCCTGTTCGGCAAGGCGCCCGACAAGGCCTATTGCGAGCGCGTGCTCAAGGATCTGTCGCTGTGGGACAAGCGCAACGAGAAGATCAAGGATCTCTCGGGCGGCATGAAGCGGCGCGTGCTGATCGCCAAGGCGCTGGCGCACGAGCCGGAGCTGCTGTTCCTCGACGAGCCCACCGCGGGCGTCGACGTCTCGCTGCGGCGCGACATGTGGAAGCTGGTGCTGGGGCTGCGCGAGCGCGGCACGACCATCATTCTGACCACCCACTATATCGAGGAAGCCGAGGAAATGGCCGATCGGGTGGGCGTGATCGACAAGGGCAGGCTGTTGCTTGTTGAGGAAAAGACCGCGCTGATGAAGAAGCTGGGCAAGCGCGAGATGACGCTGGTGCTGATGGAGCCGATGCACGCGATCCCGCCCGAACTCGCCGAATGGGAATTGACGCTCGCCGACGAGGGACATGCGCTGCGCTACGTATTCGATGCGCAGGCGGAGCGGACGGGCATTCCCTCGCTGCTGCGCAGGCTCGGCGATCTCGGGATCGGCTTCAAGGATCTGGACACCTCGAAATCCAGCCTCGAGGACATTTTCGTCGATCTGGTGGAGCAGCGCTGA
- a CDS encoding homoserine dehydrogenase — MTEPLRVALAGLGTVGAGVVRLIDANGELIARRAGRPIEVVAVSARDRSKDRGIDLDRFDWVDDPAELARHPGADAVVELVGGADGPALALARAALGAGKSFVTANKAMVAHHGLELARAAESGGVALKYEAAVAGGIPVIKGLREGAAANVIDRVYGILNGTCNFVLTKMEAEGRDFAEILAEAQRLGYAEADPSTDIDGVDAAHKLSILASLAFGAQPAFADVVVTGIRNVIAADIAEAAALGYRVRLLGMADADGKGLFQRVQPMLVPLDHPLAHVLHSTNAVVAEGNFVGRLFFQGAGAGDGPTASAVVADLIDIARGEFGPPYAMPVEALAALPPADSGERRGRDYLRFTVADKVGVLAEIAAAMRDAGVSIESLMQRGAMADGSVLVAIVTHEGPERCVAQALEKLRGSPSLKSEPMWMPILSD, encoded by the coding sequence ATGACTGAACCGCTGCGCGTCGCCCTTGCCGGACTCGGCACCGTCGGAGCAGGCGTCGTTCGGCTCATCGACGCGAACGGCGAATTGATTGCGCGGCGCGCGGGCCGCCCGATCGAAGTCGTCGCCGTGTCCGCCCGCGACCGCAGCAAGGACCGCGGGATCGATCTCGACCGCTTCGACTGGGTCGATGACCCCGCCGAGCTGGCACGGCACCCCGGGGCGGATGCAGTGGTCGAGCTGGTCGGTGGTGCCGACGGACCCGCGCTCGCGCTGGCTCGCGCCGCGCTGGGCGCCGGCAAGAGCTTCGTCACTGCCAACAAGGCGATGGTTGCACATCACGGACTCGAGCTCGCCCGCGCGGCCGAAAGCGGCGGGGTGGCGCTCAAGTACGAGGCTGCGGTCGCCGGCGGCATTCCGGTGATCAAGGGGCTGCGCGAAGGCGCTGCCGCCAATGTGATCGACCGCGTCTACGGGATCCTCAACGGCACCTGCAATTTCGTCCTAACCAAGATGGAAGCCGAGGGCCGCGACTTCGCCGAGATCCTCGCCGAAGCGCAGCGGCTCGGCTATGCCGAAGCCGATCCCTCGACCGATATCGACGGGGTCGACGCAGCACACAAGCTGTCGATCCTCGCCAGCCTCGCCTTCGGCGCGCAACCTGCGTTCGCCGACGTGGTCGTCACGGGCATCCGCAACGTGATCGCCGCCGATATCGCCGAAGCAGCCGCACTCGGCTATCGTGTACGCCTGCTGGGCATGGCCGACGCCGACGGCAAGGGCCTGTTCCAGCGCGTCCAGCCGATGCTGGTGCCGCTCGATCATCCGCTCGCGCATGTGCTTCATTCGACCAATGCGGTCGTCGCCGAAGGCAATTTCGTCGGACGGCTCTTCTTCCAGGGCGCAGGCGCGGGCGACGGTCCGACCGCCTCCGCTGTCGTGGCCGACCTGATCGACATCGCGCGCGGCGAATTCGGGCCGCCCTATGCGATGCCGGTCGAAGCGCTGGCGGCGCTCCCGCCGGCGGACAGCGGCGAGCGCCGCGGGCGGGACTATCTGCGCTTCACCGTGGCCGACAAGGTGGGCGTGCTCGCCGAGATCGCCGCGGCGATGCGCGATGCAGGCGTTTCGATCGAAAGCCTGATGCAGCGCGGTGCGATGGCCGATGGAAGCGTGCTCGTGGCAATCGTGACGCACGAGGGCCCGGAGCGCTGTGTCGCTCAGGCGCTCGAAAAACTGCGGGGCTCGCCGAGCCTCAAGAGCGAGCCGATGTGGATGCCGATCCTCTCCGACTGA
- a CDS encoding ABC transporter permease, translated as MHGFNAQGVWSIYRFEMARALRTLWQSLAAPVITTSLYFVVFGGALGSRIENVDGVNYGAFIVPGLIMLSLLQQSISNASIGIYFPKFTGTVYELLSAPISAMEMVLGYVGAAATKSIVIGLIILVTASFFVDLDIRHPFAMAAFLILTSLAFSLFGFIIGIWAKGFEQLNFVPVLLVTPLTFLGGAFYSIDMLPEPWRTVSLFNPVVYLVSGFRWSFFGEGDVDIWVSLGFTGGFLALCLFIVWLIFRTGWRLKS; from the coding sequence ATGCACGGGTTCAACGCACAGGGCGTCTGGTCGATCTATCGCTTCGAAATGGCGCGCGCGCTGCGCACGCTGTGGCAGAGCCTGGCCGCGCCGGTGATCACCACGTCGCTCTACTTCGTCGTGTTCGGCGGCGCGCTCGGCAGCCGGATCGAGAATGTCGACGGCGTGAACTACGGTGCCTTCATCGTTCCGGGGCTCATCATGCTGTCGCTCTTGCAGCAGAGCATCTCGAACGCCTCGATCGGCATCTACTTCCCCAAATTCACCGGCACCGTCTACGAGCTGCTGTCGGCGCCGATCTCGGCGATGGAGATGGTGCTCGGCTATGTCGGCGCCGCCGCCACCAAATCGATCGTGATCGGCCTGATCATCCTGGTCACGGCCAGCTTCTTCGTCGACCTCGATATCCGCCACCCGTTCGCGATGGCGGCGTTCCTGATCCTCACCAGCCTGGCGTTCAGCCTGTTCGGATTCATCATCGGCATCTGGGCAAAGGGCTTCGAGCAGCTCAATTTCGTGCCGGTGCTGCTGGTGACGCCGCTCACCTTCCTCGGCGGTGCCTTTTATTCGATCGACATGCTGCCCGAGCCGTGGCGCACGGTGAGCCTGTTCAACCCGGTGGTCTATCTGGTGAGCGGCTTCCGCTGGAGCTTCTTCGGGGAGGGCGATGTCGATATCTGGGTGAGCCTGGGCTTCACCGGCGGCTTCCTCGCGCTGTGCCTGTTCATCGTGTGGCTGATCTTCAGGACGGGCTGGCGGCTGAAGAGCTGA
- a CDS encoding M48 family metalloprotease yields the protein MKRFVALLALVCLIGFAARPAAAQSILRDAETEALFADMSRPIIEAAGLEPDNVRVVLIQDPSINAFVAGGQTVYIHSGLLDAATNVNEVQGVIAHELGHIVAGHVPLRNSGGAGAISILSMVLGVVAVAAGAPEAGTGILMAGSRAAIGKYLAYSRSQEATADAAGVRFLNTAGVNGRGMLEFFKKLQNLEYRLAVPQEDSYERSHPLSGERISALTADLEGAPSWNRATDPELEQRFQRVQAKLRGYVNDPQATLRLYPTSNQSIPAHYARAYAYHKSGYPSQAAAEAAALVQAAPDDAYFLELEGQILLESGHAEEALEPLRIAVEKTSYQPLIATLFGHALIATEDPANLREAERVLRQAVARDRENPSAWYNLAIVYERTGDRARTALAMAERASLIGDSAVAAASARTAMAGLEEGSPDWIRAQDVLMVSRNALQEERGDRSRTPEDLQ from the coding sequence ATGAAGCGCTTCGTTGCCCTTCTGGCGCTGGTCTGCCTGATTGGCTTCGCTGCCCGTCCGGCCGCCGCGCAGTCGATCCTGCGCGACGCCGAAACGGAGGCGCTGTTCGCCGACATGTCCCGCCCGATCATCGAGGCGGCGGGGCTGGAGCCTGACAATGTCCGCGTCGTCCTGATCCAGGATCCCTCGATCAACGCGTTCGTGGCGGGCGGCCAGACCGTTTACATCCACAGCGGCCTTCTCGACGCCGCCACCAACGTCAACGAAGTCCAGGGCGTCATCGCGCACGAGCTGGGCCATATCGTCGCCGGCCATGTGCCGCTGCGCAACAGCGGCGGGGCCGGCGCGATCTCGATCCTTTCGATGGTGCTGGGGGTCGTCGCCGTCGCGGCGGGCGCGCCCGAAGCCGGCACCGGAATTCTGATGGCGGGCAGTCGCGCCGCGATCGGCAAGTATCTCGCCTATTCGCGCAGCCAGGAAGCGACCGCCGACGCTGCGGGAGTGCGCTTCCTCAACACCGCGGGCGTCAACGGCCGCGGGATGCTGGAGTTCTTCAAGAAGCTCCAGAACCTCGAATATCGCCTCGCGGTGCCGCAGGAGGACAGCTACGAGCGCAGCCATCCGCTCAGCGGCGAGCGGATTTCCGCGCTGACCGCCGATCTGGAGGGCGCGCCGAGCTGGAACCGGGCGACCGATCCCGAGCTCGAGCAGCGGTTTCAGCGTGTCCAGGCCAAGCTGCGCGGCTATGTGAACGATCCGCAGGCGACGCTGCGGCTCTATCCGACCAGCAACCAGTCGATCCCGGCGCATTATGCGCGCGCCTATGCCTATCACAAGTCCGGCTATCCCAGCCAGGCTGCGGCCGAAGCGGCGGCGTTGGTACAGGCGGCTCCGGACGACGCATATTTTCTCGAGCTGGAGGGGCAGATCCTGCTCGAATCCGGCCATGCCGAGGAAGCGCTCGAGCCGCTCCGAATCGCTGTCGAGAAGACCAGCTATCAGCCGCTGATCGCCACGCTGTTCGGTCATGCGCTGATCGCGACCGAGGACCCGGCGAACCTGCGCGAGGCAGAGCGGGTGCTGCGCCAGGCAGTCGCCCGCGACCGCGAGAATCCCTCGGCCTGGTATAATCTCGCCATCGTCTACGAACGCACCGGGGACCGCGCGCGTACCGCGCTTGCGATGGCCGAGCGCGCCAGCCTGATCGGCGACTCCGCCGTTGCGGCGGCGAGCGCACGCACGGCAATGGCGGGGCTCGAGGAAGGGTCGCCTGACTGGATCCGCGCGCAGGACGTTCTGATGGTTTCGCGCAACGCACTGCAAGAGGAACGCGGCGACCGCAGTCGCACGCCGGAGGACCTGCAATGA
- a CDS encoding DsbA family protein, producing MIERLTRSPWLFAASFVLAAVLGAGIFAAAQAVVPAGGANADRARIELVVRDYLLENPEILPEAMERLRERETAGAVEANRNAIVDPYPGAWAGNPDGDVTVAVYMDYACGFCRASLPAIEELLTKDRNVRVVYREFPILSEQSVTAARWALAAAEQGKYSSFHDALFAQGQLSEASIRRAAATAGLNIEKVRETVGTQRVQRELATNHTTAQALGISGTPAWVIGDRVLPGAVSYRQLADAVAAARR from the coding sequence ATGATCGAGCGACTCACGCGCAGTCCCTGGTTGTTCGCGGCTTCGTTCGTGCTCGCGGCGGTCCTAGGCGCGGGCATTTTCGCGGCGGCGCAGGCAGTGGTTCCGGCCGGGGGCGCCAATGCCGATCGGGCACGGATCGAGTTGGTGGTTCGCGATTATCTGCTCGAGAATCCGGAAATCCTTCCCGAAGCGATGGAGCGGCTGCGCGAGCGCGAGACCGCCGGCGCCGTGGAGGCGAACCGGAACGCGATCGTCGATCCCTATCCCGGCGCGTGGGCGGGGAACCCCGACGGCGACGTCACCGTCGCGGTCTATATGGATTATGCATGCGGCTTCTGCCGCGCGAGTCTGCCCGCGATCGAGGAACTGCTGACGAAGGACCGCAACGTTCGCGTGGTCTATCGCGAATTTCCGATCCTGAGCGAACAGAGCGTCACCGCCGCCCGCTGGGCGCTCGCCGCGGCCGAGCAGGGCAAATATTCCAGCTTCCACGACGCGCTGTTCGCGCAAGGCCAGCTCAGCGAGGCGTCGATCCGCCGCGCCGCGGCGACGGCTGGCCTGAACATCGAGAAGGTGCGCGAGACCGTCGGCACACAGCGCGTCCAGCGCGAACTGGCGACCAACCACACCACTGCCCAGGCGCTCGGCATCAGCGGCACCCCCGCCTGGGTGATCGGCGATCGCGTGCTCCCCGGCGCCGTCTCCTATCGCCAACTCGCCGACGCGGTAGCCGCTGCCCGCCGCTGA